The following coding sequences lie in one Flagellimonas eckloniae genomic window:
- a CDS encoding glycosyl hydrolase family 28 protein, translating into MNLILKPNLSKVAVTLVTGICILFSCKKETQKGNTSHHVKVYPAPDGIELSQDFKVAVEGKEVPVYNFKIPAREPIPRLNHSRSEFGLASFASFDMNERTEVKVTYPEVVNSVKILPTSFGIEPTIEGNTISFTVETPGNLTLEINGDWYESLHIFANPFEDNIPDPNDPNIIYFGPGVHDVKSVKVKDNTTVYIAGGAYIKAGMDSEEKEVELRGRKRNPPTFFIEGNHITIRGRGIIDQSAIPRPKRRYTIFAQKSNDVNLEGVIIRDPSHWTIPLQASDNIHVDNIKILGWRGNSDGVDISNSRDVLVENCFFRTLDDAVVVKSFEGRGKVKNIHARKCVIWNELAHSLSIGAEVRENVSNVLFEDCDVIHDVGRETALRVYHCDDAVISDITFQNIRIEEARRLISVWIGKTRWTETEERGNVRNVTFKDIMAVSAPIDTTLTGFQDGSDWKPYIIRNHASMELTGYDETHTIEGIVFDNVVLDGKKVIKEQVTINEFVNKIEIK; encoded by the coding sequence ATGAATCTCATTCTAAAACCTAATCTAAGTAAAGTAGCTGTAACTTTAGTTACAGGAATATGTATTCTGTTTTCATGTAAGAAAGAAACACAAAAAGGAAATACTTCACATCATGTTAAAGTATATCCTGCTCCTGACGGTATAGAACTTTCACAAGACTTTAAAGTAGCGGTTGAGGGCAAAGAAGTACCGGTTTACAACTTCAAAATTCCAGCACGTGAACCAATTCCACGTCTCAACCATTCACGAAGCGAATTTGGACTGGCCTCATTTGCGTCATTTGATATGAACGAGAGAACAGAGGTGAAAGTAACCTATCCCGAAGTCGTAAATTCGGTGAAAATATTACCAACTTCGTTTGGAATAGAACCAACCATTGAAGGCAATACAATTTCATTTACAGTAGAAACCCCAGGTAATTTAACCCTAGAAATAAATGGCGATTGGTATGAATCCTTACACATTTTTGCAAACCCTTTTGAGGACAATATTCCAGACCCTAATGATCCTAACATTATATATTTTGGACCTGGAGTCCATGATGTTAAAAGTGTAAAGGTTAAAGATAACACCACGGTTTATATAGCAGGTGGAGCTTATATAAAAGCTGGAATGGATTCTGAAGAGAAAGAAGTTGAATTACGAGGTAGAAAAAGAAATCCACCAACTTTTTTTATAGAAGGAAACCATATTACCATCCGAGGTAGGGGAATTATTGATCAATCTGCCATACCTAGACCGAAAAGACGATACACCATATTTGCCCAAAAATCCAATGATGTAAACCTTGAAGGGGTAATTATAAGGGACCCTAGCCATTGGACAATACCGTTGCAAGCCTCTGATAACATACATGTTGATAATATTAAAATACTGGGTTGGCGAGGAAATTCTGATGGTGTGGATATTTCTAACAGCCGAGATGTACTGGTTGAAAATTGCTTTTTCAGGACATTGGATGATGCTGTGGTTGTAAAATCATTTGAAGGTCGCGGAAAAGTAAAAAATATTCATGCCCGCAAGTGTGTAATTTGGAACGAATTGGCACATTCGCTGAGTATTGGCGCTGAAGTTCGAGAGAATGTTAGTAACGTTTTATTTGAGGATTGTGATGTAATCCATGATGTGGGACGTGAAACGGCACTGCGTGTTTACCATTGCGATGATGCCGTTATTAGCGATATAACTTTTCAAAACATTAGAATAGAGGAAGCTCGTAGATTAATTTCTGTTTGGATAGGTAAAACCCGTTGGACAGAAACTGAAGAGCGTGGCAATGTTCGAAATGTAACTTTCAAAGATATAATGGCCGTTTCTGCACCTATTGATACCACACTTACCGGATTTCAAGATGGGTCTGATTGGAAACCATACATCATTAGGAATCATGCAAGCATGGAGTTGACCGGATATGATGAAACGCACACTATAGAGGGAATAGTTTTTGACAATGTTGTATTGGATGGCAAAAAGGTGATAAAAGAGCAAGTAACGATTAACGAATTTGTGAATAAGATTGAAATCAAGTAA
- a CDS encoding arylsulfatase — MKVNVCVIFSLIVLGACKEEKTTRNDSKPNVILILVDDQGYGDIAALGNPNIKTPNIDALHAKSVRFTDYHVSPTCAPTRAALLTGHHSNRTGVWHTVNGRSLLLERETTMADIFKENGYATGIFGKWHLGDNYPFRPQDKGFDEVLVHGGGGIEQTMDFFDNDYFDDTYLHNGKLEKFKGYCTDIWFSEAIKFIEGNKEKPFFCYLSTNTAHSPYFVEDKYTDPYRNNEKIHHPAFYGMIANIDENLGQLEAYLNEVGLMDNTILIFTTDNGTAQGAKVEGHRLDGFVSKGFNAGMRGIKASKYEGGHRVPLFMHWKNGNISTGKDIDELTAHYDILPTLVDLCNLNIDPQTKFDGKSLVPLINGDNQDFKDRIVITNSQRTEIPEPWRRTSLMQGNWRLIDGVELYNLKTDPEQRTNIADAHPEKIREFKDAYNQWWEEISPSYKDQPYIIIGHEAENPTKLYCHDWHTDAEASPWHQRHIRQGYKDNGYWMLKVAENGTYSIKLRRWPEETHLALNAKAPIRPAIPGTSVSESKKSKALHIQQARIEIQNIMLSKTVDPNAEFVEFTVKLKAGNTNLQTWFVLEDKTELGAYFAEIKKL, encoded by the coding sequence ATGAAGGTTAACGTTTGTGTAATTTTTTCGCTCATCGTCCTAGGTGCTTGCAAAGAAGAAAAAACGACAAGGAATGATAGCAAACCCAACGTCATTTTAATCTTGGTGGATGATCAAGGATATGGAGATATTGCGGCCTTGGGCAATCCTAATATAAAAACACCAAATATAGATGCCCTGCATGCCAAAAGTGTCCGGTTCACCGATTACCATGTTAGTCCTACCTGTGCCCCAACCAGAGCAGCTTTGCTTACCGGACATCATTCCAATAGAACGGGCGTCTGGCATACAGTAAATGGCCGTTCCCTACTACTGGAACGTGAAACCACAATGGCGGACATCTTTAAAGAAAATGGTTATGCTACCGGAATCTTCGGAAAATGGCATTTGGGTGACAACTATCCATTTAGACCCCAAGATAAAGGGTTTGATGAAGTATTGGTACATGGAGGTGGAGGTATTGAACAAACCATGGACTTTTTTGACAATGATTACTTTGATGATACCTACTTACACAATGGCAAACTGGAAAAATTCAAGGGGTACTGCACGGATATTTGGTTTTCAGAAGCAATCAAATTTATTGAGGGAAATAAAGAAAAACCGTTTTTCTGTTACCTTTCCACAAATACTGCCCACTCGCCCTATTTTGTGGAAGACAAGTATACGGACCCCTACAGAAACAATGAAAAAATACATCACCCCGCATTTTATGGAATGATTGCCAATATTGATGAAAACCTTGGACAGTTGGAAGCTTATTTAAACGAGGTTGGTCTCATGGACAACACCATCCTAATTTTTACAACGGATAATGGAACCGCTCAGGGAGCAAAGGTAGAGGGACATCGATTGGATGGTTTTGTTTCCAAAGGATTTAATGCCGGAATGCGAGGAATAAAAGCAAGTAAATACGAAGGAGGACATCGTGTTCCTCTATTTATGCATTGGAAGAATGGTAATATTTCAACAGGAAAAGACATTGATGAATTGACAGCACATTATGATATTCTTCCAACCTTAGTTGATTTGTGCAATCTAAATATTGACCCACAAACAAAGTTTGATGGTAAAAGTTTGGTTCCGTTGATTAATGGAGATAATCAGGATTTTAAGGATAGAATTGTTATTACCAATTCGCAAAGAACAGAAATTCCAGAACCCTGGAGAAGAACATCCCTCATGCAAGGAAATTGGCGGCTAATTGATGGTGTGGAACTGTACAATCTAAAAACAGATCCAGAGCAACGAACCAATATTGCCGACGCCCATCCTGAAAAAATCAGAGAATTTAAGGATGCCTATAATCAATGGTGGGAGGAAATATCCCCAAGTTATAAAGATCAGCCCTATATAATTATAGGTCATGAAGCCGAAAATCCGACAAAACTGTACTGTCATGATTGGCATACAGATGCGGAGGCAAGTCCCTGGCATCAGCGACATATACGTCAAGGATATAAAGACAACGGTTATTGGATGTTGAAAGTTGCTGAAAATGGAACGTATAGCATTAAACTGCGTCGCTGGCCAGAAGAAACGCATTTAGCCCTGAATGCAAAAGCCCCTATACGCCCTGCAATTCCTGGTACCAGTGTTAGCGAAAGTAAAAAAAGTAAAGCATTGCATATTCAGCAAGCCAGAATTGAAATTCAAAACATTATGCTTTCCAAAACTGTAGACCCAAATGCAGAATTTGTTGAATTTACAGTCAAACTAAAAGCGGGAAATACTAATCTTCAAACGTGGTTTGTATTGGAAGACAAAACCGAACTGGGTGCTTATTTTGCAGAAATTAAAAAGTTATAG
- a CDS encoding glycoside hydrolase family 3 N-terminal domain-containing protein, whose protein sequence is MTSKKITLLLTSFFLLSLGNETEKTTKIYHKDWIDFNKNGKKDIYEDPSQTIESRVSDLISQMTLNEKTCQMATLYGYARVLEDELPTAAWKSKIWKDGIGNIDEHLNTIWNQEKTHTTYSYPFSTHAEAINTVQKWFVEETRLGIPVDFTNEGIHGLCHKKATPLPAPIGIGSTWNKELVYRAGQIAGREAKALGYTNVYAPILDIARDPRWGRTVECYGEDPFHIAEMGKQMTLGIQSQGVASTLKHFAVYSVPKGARDGEARTDPHVAPREMHQLHLYPFKRVIQEAKPLGIMSSYNDYDGIPVTGSQYFLTELLREQYGFEGYVVSDSEAVEYLESKHNVAEDYKEAVRQVVEAGLNIRTTFRTPESYIEPLRELVEEGRLSMKTIDSRVEDILRVKFKLGLFDHPYVEDTSAADKLVHTDADKDFERQINRESLVLLKNENNLLPLDVSKTKNILVTGPLAKEVSFMYSRYGPAENPAVSIYEGIKNYGAEKIQVSYEKGCDIIDPNWPESEIIPYPLSKKEQADIDAAVEKAKQSDIIIAVMGEDDKRVGETMSRTSLNLPGRQLQLLQALYATGKPVVMVLINGRPLTLNWENKFVLAILDAWFPSPTAGEIVAETLFGDYNPGGKLSVTFPKSVGQIPLNFPFKPGSHGGQPKSGPNANITTRVMGSLYPFGHGLSYTTFEYSNLAVTPKKLNSQAEIQVSFNVTNTGKREGDEIVQLYIKDEVSSVTTYESQLRGFERVHLLPKETKTIRFSLQPEDLVLLDKNMNWTVEPGTFKVLVGSSSENIHLSDKFEIMK, encoded by the coding sequence ATGACCAGCAAAAAAATAACATTGCTTTTAACTAGTTTTTTTCTTTTATCCCTTGGAAATGAAACGGAAAAAACTACTAAAATCTATCATAAAGACTGGATCGATTTTAATAAAAATGGAAAAAAGGACATTTATGAAGATCCATCACAAACTATAGAATCCCGTGTTTCGGATCTTATATCTCAAATGACCCTAAATGAAAAAACCTGTCAAATGGCCACCCTTTATGGGTATGCCAGGGTGCTGGAGGATGAATTGCCCACGGCAGCTTGGAAATCAAAAATTTGGAAAGATGGTATTGGCAATATTGATGAACATTTAAACACCATTTGGAACCAGGAAAAGACGCATACAACATATTCTTATCCCTTTAGCACGCATGCTGAAGCCATCAATACCGTTCAAAAATGGTTTGTTGAAGAAACGCGTCTCGGTATTCCCGTGGATTTTACCAACGAAGGAATACATGGTCTTTGTCATAAAAAAGCCACTCCCCTCCCCGCGCCGATTGGCATTGGTAGTACTTGGAACAAGGAATTAGTTTATAGAGCAGGCCAAATAGCTGGCAGGGAAGCCAAAGCTTTGGGGTATACCAATGTATATGCTCCAATTTTGGATATTGCAAGAGACCCGCGATGGGGAAGAACGGTTGAATGCTATGGCGAAGATCCCTTTCATATTGCGGAAATGGGAAAACAGATGACTCTTGGCATCCAATCCCAAGGAGTGGCCTCGACCTTAAAGCATTTTGCTGTATACAGCGTACCAAAAGGAGCACGTGATGGTGAGGCCAGAACCGACCCACATGTAGCACCTAGAGAAATGCACCAACTTCATCTCTACCCTTTCAAACGGGTTATTCAAGAAGCCAAACCTCTCGGAATTATGAGCAGCTACAATGATTATGACGGTATTCCGGTTACTGGAAGTCAATATTTCTTGACTGAATTATTAAGGGAACAGTATGGTTTTGAGGGCTACGTGGTTTCAGATAGTGAGGCGGTTGAATATTTAGAATCAAAACACAATGTTGCAGAAGATTATAAGGAAGCCGTGAGACAAGTTGTTGAGGCTGGGCTCAATATCAGAACAACTTTTAGAACTCCAGAGTCTTATATAGAGCCTTTGCGCGAACTGGTTGAGGAAGGAAGGCTATCCATGAAAACTATTGATTCGCGTGTGGAGGATATTTTAAGGGTAAAGTTCAAATTGGGTTTGTTTGATCATCCCTATGTTGAGGATACTTCGGCAGCGGACAAATTGGTCCATACAGATGCGGACAAGGATTTTGAAAGACAGATCAACCGCGAATCATTGGTGCTATTGAAAAATGAGAACAACCTGCTTCCATTGGATGTCTCTAAAACCAAAAATATTTTGGTTACAGGTCCATTGGCAAAAGAAGTCAGCTTTATGTATAGTAGATATGGTCCTGCGGAAAATCCTGCAGTTTCCATTTATGAGGGAATAAAGAACTATGGAGCTGAAAAAATTCAGGTATCCTATGAAAAAGGGTGTGATATAATAGATCCAAACTGGCCGGAATCCGAAATTATCCCCTACCCTTTGTCCAAAAAAGAACAAGCCGATATTGATGCTGCCGTTGAAAAAGCAAAACAATCTGATATTATTATTGCTGTGATGGGAGAGGATGATAAGCGGGTTGGGGAAACCATGTCACGTACAAGTCTGAATTTACCTGGTAGGCAATTACAACTTTTACAAGCCTTATATGCAACTGGAAAACCCGTGGTCATGGTTCTTATAAATGGACGCCCTCTAACTTTAAACTGGGAAAACAAATTTGTACTAGCCATTTTGGATGCTTGGTTTCCGAGTCCAACGGCTGGTGAAATTGTTGCTGAAACCCTATTTGGAGACTATAATCCGGGAGGAAAACTTTCGGTGACCTTTCCAAAATCCGTAGGGCAGATTCCGCTAAATTTCCCCTTTAAACCCGGTTCTCACGGGGGGCAACCAAAATCTGGCCCCAATGCAAACATCACTACTCGGGTTATGGGTTCATTATACCCTTTTGGTCATGGCCTCAGTTATACAACTTTTGAATATTCCAATCTGGCGGTAACTCCAAAAAAGTTAAATTCACAGGCGGAAATCCAGGTTTCATTTAATGTAACGAACACGGGGAAACGTGAAGGTGATGAAATTGTGCAACTTTACATAAAAGACGAAGTAAGTAGCGTAACCACTTATGAATCCCAACTGCGTGGATTTGAACGCGTTCATCTTTTACCCAAAGAGACAAAAACAATACGCTTTAGCTTACAGCCTGAGGATTTGGTTTTGTTGGATAAAAATATGAACTGGACCGTTGAACCAGGAACCTTCAAAGTATTGGTCGGAAGTTCTTCTGAAAACATCCATCTTAGCGATAAATTTGAGATTATGAAATAA
- a CDS encoding DUF6250 domain-containing protein gives MKTRLTQVYISVFPLLFFGMMLFPSCAQHKNVIQINDTVKVSSKLIHQDDFGSDLDNWVIEQREGGKAEIKNEKLEIDDASGCTMWFNKKLNGAIMIEYDTFIIKNGGPNDRVSDMNCFWMAKDMEHPENLFEKSLERGGKFSNYDSLRLYYMGVGGHNNSKTRFRRYVGNGERPLLPEHDFTNPNFLLSPNQVYHIKIIAFNNIIQYYRNGILMVDYDDESPYTSGYFGFRTVNNHMTIDNFKVSELITKN, from the coding sequence ATGAAAACACGTTTAACACAAGTTTATATTTCCGTATTTCCATTATTATTTTTTGGGATGATGTTGTTTCCTTCATGTGCTCAACACAAGAATGTCATCCAAATAAACGATACGGTTAAGGTAAGTTCAAAATTGATTCATCAGGATGATTTTGGCAGTGATTTGGATAATTGGGTCATTGAACAAAGGGAAGGTGGAAAAGCAGAAATCAAAAATGAAAAATTGGAGATTGATGATGCCTCCGGTTGCACAATGTGGTTCAACAAAAAATTAAACGGGGCCATAATGATTGAATATGACACCTTCATCATAAAAAATGGTGGCCCAAATGACCGTGTTTCCGATATGAACTGCTTCTGGATGGCAAAAGATATGGAGCATCCAGAGAATTTATTCGAAAAATCCTTGGAACGAGGTGGTAAATTCTCAAATTACGATAGCCTTAGGCTCTACTACATGGGAGTTGGTGGACATAATAATTCAAAAACCCGCTTTAGAAGATATGTAGGTAACGGAGAAAGGCCATTGCTTCCAGAACATGATTTTACAAACCCTAATTTTTTATTGTCACCCAATCAAGTTTATCATATTAAAATAATTGCCTTCAACAATATTATTCAATATTATAGAAACGGTATTTTAATGGTTGATTATGATGATGAGAGTCCATATACCTCTGGTTATTTTGGTTTTAGAACTGTAAACAATCACATGACTATAGATAATTTCAAAGTATCTGAATTGATTACCAAGAATTAA
- the kduI gene encoding 5-dehydro-4-deoxy-D-glucuronate isomerase: protein MSTTYQTRYASSPEAVKKYDTTALREEFLIDDLMTVGAITFTYTHYDRYIAGSAVPEKPLKLETIDPLKADFFLERREMGIINVGDSGSIEIDGTTHQIGHKDALYIGMGAKEVIFKSHDPNKPAKFYINSAPAHTSYPTKKVSLAEANKLELGSLETSNDRTVSQMIIGGIVTTCQLQMGMTELKTGSVWNTMPAHVHDRRMEVYFYLDVPEGQSVCHFMGQPQETRHIWMQNHQAVISPPWSIHCGSGTSNYTFIWGMAGENMDYGDMDTAKITDLR, encoded by the coding sequence ATGTCAACAACATATCAGACACGCTACGCTTCAAGTCCTGAAGCCGTTAAAAAATATGACACAACTGCGCTTAGAGAGGAATTTTTGATTGATGATTTAATGACTGTTGGAGCCATTACATTTACGTACACCCATTATGACCGTTACATTGCTGGGTCGGCAGTACCTGAAAAACCTCTAAAATTAGAAACTATTGATCCTTTAAAAGCCGATTTTTTCTTGGAACGTAGAGAAATGGGGATTATAAATGTGGGAGATAGTGGAAGTATAGAGATTGATGGTACAACCCATCAAATTGGTCATAAAGATGCTTTATATATTGGTATGGGGGCCAAAGAAGTAATCTTTAAAAGCCATGACCCTAACAAACCAGCAAAATTTTATATCAACTCTGCACCTGCACATACTTCCTATCCAACAAAAAAAGTGAGTCTTGCGGAGGCCAATAAGTTGGAGCTGGGATCATTGGAAACTTCAAATGATAGAACCGTAAGTCAAATGATCATTGGTGGCATTGTTACCACATGTCAGTTACAGATGGGAATGACAGAACTAAAAACCGGAAGTGTTTGGAATACCATGCCGGCCCACGTGCATGATCGTAGAATGGAAGTATATTTTTATTTAGATGTTCCAGAAGGACAATCCGTTTGCCATTTTATGGGACAACCCCAGGAAACGAGACATATCTGGATGCAAAACCATCAAGCCGTTATTTCACCTCCGTGGTCCATTCACTGTGGTTCTGGAACATCAAACTATACCTTTATTTGGGGAATGGCAGGCGAAAACATGGATTATGGAGATATGGATACAGCCAAAATAACCGATTTAAGGTAA
- a CDS encoding gluconate 5-dehydrogenase → MGIELFNLSGKVALVTGSTHGLGMAMAKGLGQAGATIIVNGNSSQQKIDDALKYYQAEGIIAHGYKFNVTKEEEVAEAIQKIQSEVGAIDILVNNAGIIKRTPLEEMEVADFKEVIDVDLVSPFIVSKHVVKSMIARKQGKIINICSMMSELGRNTVGAYAAAKGGLKMLTQNMATEWAKHNIQVNGIGPGYFATSQTAPIRVDGHPFNEFIVNRTPAAKWGDPNDLGGAAIFLASRASDFVNGHILYVDGGILATIGKPSNEK, encoded by the coding sequence ATGGGAATTGAACTATTCAATCTTAGTGGAAAAGTTGCATTGGTCACCGGAAGCACCCATGGATTGGGAATGGCAATGGCCAAAGGACTTGGGCAGGCAGGAGCAACCATTATTGTAAACGGTAATTCATCACAGCAAAAAATTGATGATGCCCTAAAGTATTACCAAGCTGAAGGCATCATAGCCCATGGATACAAATTCAATGTAACCAAGGAAGAAGAAGTGGCTGAAGCCATTCAAAAAATACAATCTGAAGTTGGGGCAATAGATATTCTGGTAAACAATGCTGGGATTATTAAGAGAACTCCCTTGGAAGAAATGGAAGTTGCGGATTTTAAGGAGGTCATCGATGTAGATTTGGTGAGTCCTTTCATTGTTTCCAAACATGTTGTAAAAAGCATGATTGCCAGAAAACAAGGGAAAATCATCAACATTTGCTCCATGATGAGTGAGTTGGGCAGAAACACTGTTGGTGCCTATGCTGCAGCCAAAGGTGGTTTAAAGATGCTTACCCAAAACATGGCAACGGAGTGGGCAAAACACAATATTCAGGTAAATGGGATAGGTCCAGGTTATTTTGCCACATCGCAAACCGCTCCTATCCGTGTAGACGGACATCCGTTCAATGAATTTATTGTAAATAGAACTCCGGCCGCAAAATGGGGTGACCCAAATGACTTGGGAGGAGCTGCCATATTTTTAGCTTCAAGAGCAAGTGATTTTGTAAACGGACATATTTTATATGTTGACGGAGGAATTTTAGCAACCATAGGAAAACCATCAAACGAAAAATAA